The nucleotide sequence ATCCGCGGACGGCTGGTATCACCTCCCGCCGGGTGGGTACGTGGTCCGGTACGCCGAGACCGTCCGGATCCCCGAGAACCACGTCGGCTTTTTGCTCCCCCGCTCGTCGCTGCTGCGCAATTCCTGCATGCTCGACACCGCCGTCTGGGACGCCGGCTACGAGGGCCGTGGCGAGGGACTGCTCGAAGTCCACCACGAGATCGACCTGGAAGAAGGCGCTCGCATCGCCCAGCTCGTCCTCGCCGACGCTGCCCACTCAGGCACCTACGAGGGCGACTATCAGGGCGAACACCTCTCGTGAACGACCGCTGGCGTACCCCGGGAACGCTCTTCGGGGCGAATCGGCGCCACCGCCGTCAGTCCTGATCGTGACAGGCGGCTGTGAGCCCACCACCACCTTATATAGTGCATGAATACACAAGTATCATCATTATATTCCAGGGCGCTGGAGTAAGCGTACGGTGTCGGCACAGTTCGGGACCGACCGGAGCTCGTGCCTCTGACATATTCACCTGCTCCGGCAGTCGACACCGTTTGGGAAAGGGGGGAACCCTGAACGCGGTCCTACCCTTCAGGGATGACAACTGGCCAGCGATGCGGTCGTCCGCCGGACGTATGTTCGTTCGAACCGCGCGTTTTATGCCTCATCGATACGACCAGCCGACACGAATGAGGGCCCACCTCGAATGATCGCGTGTTGTACGTTCGACGCTGAGTTGCTGGGGCCGACGTTCGAACAGCATCCGGAGCTCTCGGTAGACGTCGAAGGGATCGACGCGGGTCAGTCGGTCCCCCTGCGGCTCTTCTTCTGGGCCCGTGGCGTCGCCGGGGACGAACTCCGGGCGGCGCTCCGATCGGACCGGACTGTCTCGGCAGTAGAACAGCTGTCATCGACACCGTCCGGGACGCTGTACCGATCGATCCACGACGCGAGCCTGCCGACAGTCGCGGTATACAATGCCGCGATCGAACACGACGCCCTCTTGCTCGCCGCCACGAGCGAGGGTGACGGCTGGA is from Halorhabdus sp. BNX81 and encodes:
- a CDS encoding deoxyuridine 5'-triphosphate nucleotidohydrolase → MFKSGHFVAAQLGELRDDQCQPNGVDLTLDAVFEQTSPGRIGRDGKSIGEREPVESADGWYHLPPGGYVVRYAETVRIPENHVGFLLPRSSLLRNSCMLDTAVWDAGYEGRGEGLLEVHHEIDLEEGARIAQLVLADAAHSGTYEGDYQGEHLS